In a genomic window of Erigeron canadensis isolate Cc75 chromosome 5, C_canadensis_v1, whole genome shotgun sequence:
- the LOC122600225 gene encoding tRNA (guanine(10)-N2)-methyltransferase homolog yields MWYLCVFYHRLLDYRKPEFESLAQLFGAFPPDDISNPTATHSLEWRLPEHHHPDSPFHFVNLPSEDIARNIANRSILVKGLYEIWGEGSSYEELKEAINNYPDDRKLPYLTSDSTFRIIIDSFGKAISFKDQTARIQGMAYIPFEGRVDLRNPEHKFWLIETDDYGTNNGLPPVVDKRIFFGREIGAADRKLIPTYQLKSRTYLGPTAMDAEVAFLMANQAHAMPGKLVYDPFVGTGSILVAASHFGAMTMGADIDIRVVRDGRGPDCNVWSNFKQYGLQMPVSLLRADNNLPPWRPGLKEVFDAIICDPPYGVRAGGRKSGGRKLLKGVVDPYTVPDDKRTGHIPSTGAYSLAECVHDLLDMAAKMLVMGGRLVYFFPVLRDTDTLDVNFPEHPCFKLIASCEQILSYRYSRVLLTMVKISPYTDEIAEAARLQHLEFKENHVKWLEEGNLHAAVFSPEFPLNDDQDTKSGTKDSKKKYRGKYV; encoded by the exons atgtGGTATCTATGTGTATTTTATCACCGATTATTAGATTACAGAAAACCAGAATTCGAATCATTAGCTCAACTCTTTGGTGCATTCCCTCCTGATGACATCAGCAACCCAACAGCAACTCATTCACTTGAATGGAGGCTTCCAGAACATCATCACCCTGATTCTCCTTTCCATTTTGTTAATCTTCCTTCCGAAGATATCGCCCGCAATATCGCCAATcgaa GTATTCTTGTGAAGGGGCTTTATGAAATTTGGGGGGAGGGAAGTTCATACGAGGAACTGAAAGAAGCCATAAACAATTATCCAGATGACCGAAAGTTGCCTTACCTAACTTCAGATAGCACTTTCAGGATTATTATAGATAGCTTTGGAAAGGCCATAAGCTTCAAGGACCAAACAGCTCGCATTCAGGGGATGGCATACATCCCCTTCGAG gGCAGAGTTGACTTGCGGAATCCAGAGCATAAGTTTTGGCTTATTGAAACGGATGACTACGGAACGAACAATGGGCTTCCACCGGTTGTTGACAAGAGAATCTTTTTTGGACGTGAAATCGGAGCTGCTGATAGGAAGCTTATTCCTACATATCAGTTGAAAAGTCGTACTTATCTTGGACCAACTGCCATGGATGCCGAAGTGGCTTTTTTGATGGCCAACCAAGCACATGCCATGCCTGGGAAACTTGTTTATGATCCTTTTGTTGGCACAGGGAGCATTCTAGTTGCTGCATCACATTTTGGAGCTATGACAATG GGAGCAGATATTGATATCCGGGTGGTGCGTGATGGCCGTGGACCAGATTGCAATGTCTGGAGTAACTTTAAACAG TATGGATTGCAAATGCCAGTTTCTTTGCTAAGAGCAGATAATAACCTTCCTCCTTGGCGGCCCGGGTTGAAAGAG GTGTTTGACGCGATAATTTGTGACCCTCCATATGGGGTTCGTGCCGGAGGTCGTAAATCTGGTGGCCGGAAATTGTTAAAAGGGGTCGTGGACCCCTACACAGTACCTGATGACAAGAGGACTGGCCATATACCATCAACAGGTGCTTACAGCTTAGCAGAATGTGTTCATGATCTACTGGACATGGCAGCCAAAATGCTCGTTATGGGTGGCCGTCTAGTTTATTTTTTTCCGGTGTTAAGAGACACTGACACACTCGATGTCAATTTCCCAGAACACCCCTGTTTCAAATTAATTGCTAGCTGTGAACAGATACTAAGCTATCGTTATAGTAGGGTATTATTGACAATGGTAAAAATCTCACCTTATACTGACGAAATAGCAGAAGCAGCAAGGTTACAACATTTGGAATTTAAGGAGAATCATGTCAAGTGGTTAGAAGAGGGTAATCTTCATGCTGCTGTTTTTAGTCCTGAATTTCCTTTGAATGATGATCAAGATACCAAAAGTGGCACCAAAGATTCTAAGAAAAAATATAGGGGAAAATATGTTTAG
- the LOC122600624 gene encoding phosphatidylserine decarboxylase proenzyme 2-like isoform X1, with protein sequence MGHGNSKSNSSSDDSSSRNGNCSNSKPRVVGSRRERIKKKLHLHRRHQRGSQHPKLASLHDFAGIALLTLISAEMKFKDRWLACISIGEQTFRTEISDQTNKPIWNSEKKFLLERNGPHVAKLTVFETNRLSKNNLIGFCEVDLFEFLSRDSDSDTEVFDLMDPSSSNIVVGNIALSCTIEDPIETEKSFARRILSIVDYNGDGQLSFSEFSELINAFGNQQAAKKKEELFKAADENGDGVVSMEELATLLTMQQEKEPLINCCPVCGEFLEVSDRLNSMIHMSLCFDEGTGNQVMTGGFLTEKQASYGWMFKLSEWAHVSSYDAGLNSGSKSSHILVFDRKKKRLVEEIIDGKIVLSMRAIYQSKVGLGIMDRGAKELLQSISEKQGKKMNSPESAKDIPTFLKFFKDQINIAEVKYPIDHFKTFNEFFIRELKPGSRPIAHAGRDDIAVCAADCRLMAFNTAEESLRFWIKGKKFSIRGLLGNIPCSNTFIGGTLVIFRLAPQDYHRFHFPVSGRIEQIVDIPGCLYTVNPIAVNSKYCNVFTENKRAVSIISTADFGKVAFVAIGATMVGSITFTKKTGDYVQKGDEFGYFSFGGSTVICVFEKDSIALDEDLLAYSARSIETLVSVGMQLGVSVKKRAELPLPDIRNISIF encoded by the exons ATGGGGCATGGAAATTCAAAATCAAACTCATCATCTGATGACTCTTCTTCAAGAAACGGAAACTGTTCGAATTCGAAACCCCGAGTGGTGGGATCACGCCGTGAAAGAATTAAGAAAAAGTTGCATCTTCACAGGCGTCATCAGCGTGGTTCGCAACACCCGAAACTTGCTAGCTTACATGATTTTGCCGGCATCGCTTTGCTCACTCTTATTTCT GCAGAAATGAAGTTTAAGGATAGGTGGCTTGCTTGTATTTCTATAGGTGAACAGACTTTTCGTACCGAGATTTCTGACCA GACCAACAAGCCTATATGGAACTCT GAGAAAAAGTTTCTTTTGGAAAGGAATGGGCCTCATGTTGCAAAACTAACTGTTTTTGAG ACAAATAGACTTTCAAAGAACAATCTTATTGGGTTTTGTGAGGTTGACCTTTTTGAATTTCTTAGTCGG GATTCAGATTCTGACACTGAAGTGTTTGACTTGATGGATCCATCATCCTCTAATATAGTAGTTGGAAACATAGCTCTGTCATGTACTATCGAG GATCCAATTGAAACAGAGAAAAGTTTTGCAAGACGTATCTTATCCATAGTT GATTATAATGGTGATGGACAATTATCGTTCTCTGAATTCTCAGAATTAATAAATGCATTTGGCAATCAACAGGCAGCTAAAAAG AAAGAGGAGCTCTTTAAGGCAGCTGACGAAAATGGAGACGGTGTTGTCAGCATGGAGGAACTTGCTACACTTTTGACCATGCAGCAAGAAAA GGAGCCGCTCATTAACTGTTGTCCTGTTTGTGGGGAGTTTTTAGAAGTTTCCGATAGGCTGAACTCGATGATTCATATGTCACTATGCTTTGATGAAGGCACTGGAAACCAGGTTATGACTGGAGGCTTTTTAACTGAAAAACAGGCTTCCTATGG GTGGATGTTTAAACTCTCTGAATGGGCTCATGTGTCATCCTATGATGCAGGCTTGAACTCCGGTTCAAAATCATCACATATTCTG GTTTTTGATCGGAAGAAAAAGAGGCTTGTGGAGGAAATAATCGATGGAAAGATTGTGTTATCAATGAGAGCCATATATCAATCTAAAGTTGGGCTTGGCATCATGGACAGAG GTGCAAAAGAATTGTTGCAGAGCATATCCGAAAAGCAGGGCAAGAAAATGAACTCACCTGAATCTGCCAAAGATATACCAACATTTCTTAAGTTCTTCAAG GATCAAATCAATATAGCAGAAGTTAAATATCCCATTGATCATTTCAAG ACatttaatgaattttttatAAGAGAGTTGAAACCTGGATCAAGACCGATTGCCCATGCTGGACGTGATGATATTGCTGTTTGTGCTGCTGATTGTAGGTTAATGGCCTTCAACACAGCCGAAGAAAGTCTCAGATTTTGGATCAAG GGTAAAAAGTTTTCTATCCGAGGACTTTTGGGTAATATACCATGCTCTAATACTTTCATTGGTGGAACCCTGGTGATATTTCGCTTGGCACCACAG GATTATCATCGTTTCCATTTCCCAGTTTCTGGGAGGATTGAGCAGATCGTTGATATTCCTGGATGCTTATATACG GTCAACCCTATTGCTGTAAATAGCAAGTACTGCAATGTGTTTACTGAGAATAAACGTGCTGTATCCATTATATCAACTGCAGATTTTGGCAAG GTAGCATTTGTGGCAATTGGAGCAACAATGGTTGGCAGCATCACATTCACCAAGAAGACGGGAGACTATGTCCAAAAAGGAGACGAG TTTGGGTATTTCTCATTTGGTGGAAGTACAGTCATTTGTGTCTTTGAAAAG GACTCGATCGCATTAGACGAGGACCTTTTGGCTTACAGTGCAAGATCAATCGAGACCCTAGTTTCCGTTGGAATGCAGTTAGGCGTCTCTGTAAAGAAAAGGGCAGAACTTCCATTGCCTGACATTAGAAACATCAGTATCTTTTAG
- the LOC122599195 gene encoding beta-xylosidase/alpha-L-arabinofuranosidase 2-like — protein sequence MIMVSAQDSPRYACDTEKNPGLKKYKFCDTSLVIKTRVSDLVKSMTLQEKVGSIVSVADSIPRLGIPSYGWWSEALHGVSNMGPATWFNKSVIPGATSFPQVILTAASFNETLFYTIGKVVSTEARAMYNSGVAGLTFWSPNVNIFRDPRWGRGQETPGEDPVLTSRYGATNVRGLQETDDGDDERLKVGACCKHYTAYDLDNWTSVDRYHFNAFVSKQDMEDTYNPPFKSCVLDGNVASVMCSYNQVNGIPTCADKVLLEDIIRGEWKLNGYIGSDCDSLQVMFNSQNWAKTPEEVAADTLNAGLDLNCGDSLKKFTESAVKRGLVKESVVDRAVTNNFLTLMRLGFFDGHPSKQLYGNLGKKDVCTEANQNLAREAARQGIVLLKNSLNKLPLDKSSIKSLAVIGPNANATKAMIGNYAGVPCKYTSPLIGLSDYVHTVYEEGCDVKCKSTAKFEDAKNAAGKADAVVLVMGTDLSIEAEALDRTEIDLPGQQELLVTQVAYASKGPVILVIMSGGGMDVDFAKGETKIPSILWVGFPGQEGGGALADVIFGAYNPSGRLPMTWYPRTYVDSVPMTNTNMRPDPVMGQPGQTYRFYRGDAVYPFGFGLSYGSFNHKLVKAPNNVSIPLNQTHSCRSSTCNAIDVDDNVCNGFYFDVYMTVTNSGNIGGSHTVLLFSSPPMIYNAPWKMLVDFKKVWLAPLQRAVVSFRVNVCKQLSVVDEDGMRKIALGGYNFQVGDIKHHIVLKV from the exons ATGATCATGGTTTCGGCTCAAGACTCCCCTCGATATGCTTGTGACACAGAGAAAAACCCGGGATTAAAGAAGTACAAGTTTTGTGATACTTCACTTGTTATCAAAACAAGGGTGAGTGATCTGGTGAAAAGTATGACATTGCAAGAAAAAGTGGGAAGTATAGTGAGTGTAGCCGATAGCATCCCTCGCCTTGGGATACCGTCGTATGGGTGGTGGTCTGAAGCGTTACATGGTGTATCGAACATGGGACCTGCCACTTGGTTTAATAAGAGCGTGATCCCCGGAGCCACAAGTTTTCCTCAAGTTATTCTCACTGCTGCTTCATTCAATGAAACTTTATTCTATACTATTGGAAAG GTGGTTTCGACAGAagcaagagcaatgtacaacaGTGGTGTAGCAGGACTAACATTTTGGTCACCAAATGTGAATATTTTTCGAGATCCAAGATGGGGAAGAGGGCAAGAAACGCCAGGCGAAGATCCAGTTCTGACTAGCAGATATGGAGCAACTAATGTTAGAGGTTTACAAGAAACAGATGACGGTGATGATGAACGTCTCAAAGTTGGAGCTTGTTGCAAACATTACACTGCTTATGATCTCGACAACTGGACTAGTGTTGACCGATACCATTTTAACGCTTTC GTATCAAAGCAAGATATGGAGGATACATATAATCCTCCTTTTAAAAGCTGTGTTTTGGATGGAAATGTTGCAAGTGTTATGTGTTCATACAATCAAGTTAATGGCATACCGACTTGTGCTGATAAGGTGCTTTTGGAAGATATTATTCGTGGTGAATGGAAATTAAACGG GTACATTGGTTCAGACTGTGATTCATTACAGGTGATGTTCAATAGCCAAAATTGGGCTAAAACACCGGAAGAAGTTGCAGCAGATACATTAAACGCAG GGTTGGATCTCAATTGTGGGGATTCACTAAAGAAATTCACAGAAAGTGCAGTAAAAAGGGGGCTAGTGAAAGAATCAGTGGTGGATCGGGCTGTCACGAACAACTTTTTGACACTTATGAGGCTTGGGTTTTTTGATGGGCACCCGAGTAAGCAATTGTATGGAAATTTAGGAAAAAAAGATGTGTGCACCGAGGCTAACCAGAATCTAGCCCGTGAAGCTGCTAGACAAGGAATTGTGTTACTTAAAAACAGTCTTAACAAGTTGCCACTCGATAAATCATCAATCAAGTCTCTAGCAGTAATCGGGCCTAATGCTAATGCAACAAAAGCCATGATTGGAAACTATGCAGGGGTACCATGTAAATACACATCACCTCTAATAGGGCTTTCGGATTACGTTCATACAGTTTATGAAGAAGGTTGTGATGTAAAGTGTAAATCGACTGCCAAATTTGAAGATGCTAAGAATGCAGCGGGTAAGGCAGATGCTGTTGTTTTAGTCATGGGCACGGATCTTTCTATAGAAGCTGAGGCTCTAGATAGGACTGAAATAGACCTTCCTGGACAACAAGAACTACTTGTCACCCAAGTCGCGTATGCATCTAAAGGACCGGTAATTCTTGTTATAATGTCGGGTGGGGGAATGGATGTTGATTTTGCCAAAGGGGAAACGAaaattcctagtattttatGGGTTGGGTTTCCGGGCCAAGAAGGTGGTGGTGCTTTAGCTGATGTCATATTTGGTGCTTATAATCCAA GTGGACGACTACCAATGACATGGTATCCACGAACATACGTTGACTCAGTACCCATGACCAACACCAACATGAGACCAGACCCGGTAATGGGCCAACCGGGCCAAACCTACAGGTTCTATAGAGGTGATGCAGTTTACCCATTTGGGTTTGGGCTAAGCTACGGTTCATTCAATCACAAACTTGTTAAAGCACCTAATAATGTGTCAATCCCATTGAATCAGACTCACTCTTGTCGTTCCTCAACATGCAATGCCATAGATGTAGATGATAATGTCTGCAATGGCTTTTATTTTGATGTCTATATGACGGTAACAAACTCGGGAAATATAGGTGGAAGTCACACGGTGTTGCTATTCTCCTCTCCACCTATGATATACAATGCACCGTGGAAGATGTTGGTGGATTTCAAGAAGGTGTGGTTGGCGCCGTTGCAACGAGCTGTGGTGAGCTTTAGAGTGAATGTATGCAAGCAATTGAGTGTGGTTGATGAGGATGGTATGAGGAAGATAGCATTGGGTGGATATAATTTTCAAGTTGGTGACATCAAACACCACATAGTTCTCAAGGTTTaa
- the LOC122600624 gene encoding phosphatidylserine decarboxylase proenzyme 2-like isoform X3 gives MCRTNKPIWNSEKKFLLERNGPHVAKLTVFETNRLSKNNLIGFCEVDLFEFLSRDSDSDTEVFDLMDPSSSNIVVGNIALSCTIEDPIETEKSFARRILSIVDYNGDGQLSFSEFSELINAFGNQQAAKKKEELFKAADENGDGVVSMEELATLLTMQQEKEPLINCCPVCGEFLEVSDRLNSMIHMSLCFDEGTGNQVMTGGFLTEKQASYGWMFKLSEWAHVSSYDAGLNSGSKSSHILVFDRKKKRLVEEIIDGKIVLSMRAIYQSKVGLGIMDRGAKELLQSISEKQGKKMNSPESAKDIPTFLKFFKDQINIAEVKYPIDHFKTFNEFFIRELKPGSRPIAHAGRDDIAVCAADCRLMAFNTAEESLRFWIKGKKFSIRGLLGNIPCSNTFIGGTLVIFRLAPQDYHRFHFPVSGRIEQIVDIPGCLYTVNPIAVNSKYCNVFTENKRAVSIISTADFGKVAFVAIGATMVGSITFTKKTGDYVQKGDEFGYFSFGGSTVICVFEKDSIALDEDLLAYSARSIETLVSVGMQLGVSVKKRAELPLPDIRNISIF, from the exons ATGTGCAGGACCAACAAGCCTATATGGAACTCT GAGAAAAAGTTTCTTTTGGAAAGGAATGGGCCTCATGTTGCAAAACTAACTGTTTTTGAG ACAAATAGACTTTCAAAGAACAATCTTATTGGGTTTTGTGAGGTTGACCTTTTTGAATTTCTTAGTCGG GATTCAGATTCTGACACTGAAGTGTTTGACTTGATGGATCCATCATCCTCTAATATAGTAGTTGGAAACATAGCTCTGTCATGTACTATCGAG GATCCAATTGAAACAGAGAAAAGTTTTGCAAGACGTATCTTATCCATAGTT GATTATAATGGTGATGGACAATTATCGTTCTCTGAATTCTCAGAATTAATAAATGCATTTGGCAATCAACAGGCAGCTAAAAAG AAAGAGGAGCTCTTTAAGGCAGCTGACGAAAATGGAGACGGTGTTGTCAGCATGGAGGAACTTGCTACACTTTTGACCATGCAGCAAGAAAA GGAGCCGCTCATTAACTGTTGTCCTGTTTGTGGGGAGTTTTTAGAAGTTTCCGATAGGCTGAACTCGATGATTCATATGTCACTATGCTTTGATGAAGGCACTGGAAACCAGGTTATGACTGGAGGCTTTTTAACTGAAAAACAGGCTTCCTATGG GTGGATGTTTAAACTCTCTGAATGGGCTCATGTGTCATCCTATGATGCAGGCTTGAACTCCGGTTCAAAATCATCACATATTCTG GTTTTTGATCGGAAGAAAAAGAGGCTTGTGGAGGAAATAATCGATGGAAAGATTGTGTTATCAATGAGAGCCATATATCAATCTAAAGTTGGGCTTGGCATCATGGACAGAG GTGCAAAAGAATTGTTGCAGAGCATATCCGAAAAGCAGGGCAAGAAAATGAACTCACCTGAATCTGCCAAAGATATACCAACATTTCTTAAGTTCTTCAAG GATCAAATCAATATAGCAGAAGTTAAATATCCCATTGATCATTTCAAG ACatttaatgaattttttatAAGAGAGTTGAAACCTGGATCAAGACCGATTGCCCATGCTGGACGTGATGATATTGCTGTTTGTGCTGCTGATTGTAGGTTAATGGCCTTCAACACAGCCGAAGAAAGTCTCAGATTTTGGATCAAG GGTAAAAAGTTTTCTATCCGAGGACTTTTGGGTAATATACCATGCTCTAATACTTTCATTGGTGGAACCCTGGTGATATTTCGCTTGGCACCACAG GATTATCATCGTTTCCATTTCCCAGTTTCTGGGAGGATTGAGCAGATCGTTGATATTCCTGGATGCTTATATACG GTCAACCCTATTGCTGTAAATAGCAAGTACTGCAATGTGTTTACTGAGAATAAACGTGCTGTATCCATTATATCAACTGCAGATTTTGGCAAG GTAGCATTTGTGGCAATTGGAGCAACAATGGTTGGCAGCATCACATTCACCAAGAAGACGGGAGACTATGTCCAAAAAGGAGACGAG TTTGGGTATTTCTCATTTGGTGGAAGTACAGTCATTTGTGTCTTTGAAAAG GACTCGATCGCATTAGACGAGGACCTTTTGGCTTACAGTGCAAGATCAATCGAGACCCTAGTTTCCGTTGGAATGCAGTTAGGCGTCTCTGTAAAGAAAAGGGCAGAACTTCCATTGCCTGACATTAGAAACATCAGTATCTTTTAG
- the LOC122599196 gene encoding glycine-rich RNA-binding protein RZ1A, translating to MSDEVEYRCFVGGLSWSTSDRALKEAFSKFGHLLDAKVVLDKESGRSRGFGFITFDDKHAMDDAIEAMNGIDLDGRNITVDKAQPQGGSGRDYDGDRGRDRGRDRGRDRDYGSGGRGRSGGGGGGGGGGDCFKCGKPGHFARECPSEGDRGGRYGGRDDRYGGGRGSGGGRFGPDRNGDRNSGRSRDGGGGGNGGDRYSRDRSGPYERHSGGFR from the exons ATGTCTGATGAAGTGGAATATCGCTGTTTTGTTGGTGGTTTGTCATGGTCGACATCTGATAGAGCTCTTAAAGAGGCTTTCTCCAAGTTCGGCCATCTTCTTGATGCTAAG GTTGTTTTAGACAAAGAATCCGGGCGTTCACGTGGATTTGGTTTCATTACTTTTGATGATAAGCATGCAATGGATGATGCTATAGAAGCAATGAATGGAATTGATTTGGATGGGAGGAACATCACTGTAGACAAGGCTCAGCCTCAAGGAGGTTCAGGTAGAGATTATGATGGTGATCGCGGCCGTGATCGTGGACGTGATCGTGGTCGTGATCGCGATTATGGAAGTGGTGGTCGTGGCcgtagtggcggtggtggtggcggcggtggtggtggggacTGCTTTAAGTGTGGTAAGCCTGGACATTTTGCTAGGGAATGCCCAAGTGAAGGGGATAGAGGAGGTAGGTACGGTGGCAGAGATGATCGCTATGGTGGGGGacgtggtagtggtggtggccgatTTGGTCCTGATAGGAATGGAGATCGTAACAGTGGACGCAGTAGGGATGGGGGTGGTGGTGGGAATGGAGGTGACCGATACAGCCGTGACCGCTCTGGACCGTATGAACGCCATTCAGGTGGATTTCGATGA
- the LOC122601369 gene encoding putative clathrin assembly protein At1g03050, whose translation MKGKILLKNISMGRFSKAIAVVKDQTSIHLAKRATISDLDVAIVKATCHDEYPSEECYIQEILNLTSESPLYVASCVNTISRRLNKTRNWAVALKILMLVQKLLYEGNPKYQEEIFFATRRGTRLLNMSDFRDALRSNTWDYAAFVRTYALFLDEQLEYKMQGKRRKHSSFALEKDEEDDTEPVAIVVPVNEMTNEQIFARNNHLMQLLERFIACRPTGGARRHRMVMVALYPTLIQSFQLYHDITEIMGVLLKRFDGLNVSYSMKVYGNFQRVAKQFDELDLFYDWCKSVGVARTSEYPEVEKISQNKLNAMDEHIKGKSDESKQET comes from the exons ATGAAGGGGAAAATACTGTTAAAAAA TATATCAATGGGCAGGTTCAGCAAGGCAATTGCAGTAGTCAAGGATCAAACCAGTATACACTTAGCCAAACGGGCAACGATATCAGACCTTGATGTGGCGATCGTGAAGGCCACATGCCATGACGAGTACCCTTCCGAAGAGTGTTACATTCAAGAAATCTTGAACCTTACATCCGAATCGCCTCTGTATGTAGCCTCCTGTGTTAATACCATTTCTCGTCGTCTCAACAAGACCCGGAATTGGGCTGTGGCCTTGAAAATACTCATGTTGGTCCAAAAGTTGCTTTATGAAGGTAATCCTAAGTATCAGGAAGAGATCTTCTTTGCGACTCGACGTGGAACCCGTCTATTGAACATGTCGGATTTTAGGGATGCACTTAGATCTAACACATGGGATTATGCGGCTTTTGTTAGAACATATGCATTGTTTCTTGATGAGCAACTTGAGTACAAAATGCAGGGGAAGAGAAGAAAACACAGTTCATTTGCACTTGAAAAAGATGAGGAAGATGATACAGAACCTGTAGCTATAGTTGTACCCGTTAATGAAATGACAAATGAGCAAATATTTGCTCGAAATAACCATCTGATGCAACTTCTTGAAAGGTTTATTGCTTGCAGGCCAACAG GTGGAGCAAGGCGTCACAGGATGGTGATGGTGGCTCTATACCCAACTCTAATACAAAGTTTCCAGCTTTATCATGACATAACAGAGATCATGGGCGTCTTGCTTAAACGGTTTGATGGTCTCAACGTCTCATATTCCATGAAGGTCTATGGTAATTTCCAGCGAGTAGCAAAACAGTTTGACGAACTTGATTTGTTTTATGATTGGTGCAAATCCGTTGGTGTTGCAAGGACATCCGAGTATCCAGAAGTGGAAAAGATTTCACAAAATAAGTTAAACGCCATGGATGAACATATCAAAGGGAAGTCAGATGAATCAAAACAAGAAACTTAA
- the LOC122600624 gene encoding phosphatidylserine decarboxylase proenzyme 2-like isoform X2 yields MKFKDRWLACISIGEQTFRTEISDQTNKPIWNSEKKFLLERNGPHVAKLTVFETNRLSKNNLIGFCEVDLFEFLSRDSDSDTEVFDLMDPSSSNIVVGNIALSCTIEDPIETEKSFARRILSIVDYNGDGQLSFSEFSELINAFGNQQAAKKKEELFKAADENGDGVVSMEELATLLTMQQEKEPLINCCPVCGEFLEVSDRLNSMIHMSLCFDEGTGNQVMTGGFLTEKQASYGWMFKLSEWAHVSSYDAGLNSGSKSSHILVFDRKKKRLVEEIIDGKIVLSMRAIYQSKVGLGIMDRGAKELLQSISEKQGKKMNSPESAKDIPTFLKFFKDQINIAEVKYPIDHFKTFNEFFIRELKPGSRPIAHAGRDDIAVCAADCRLMAFNTAEESLRFWIKGKKFSIRGLLGNIPCSNTFIGGTLVIFRLAPQDYHRFHFPVSGRIEQIVDIPGCLYTVNPIAVNSKYCNVFTENKRAVSIISTADFGKVAFVAIGATMVGSITFTKKTGDYVQKGDEFGYFSFGGSTVICVFEKDSIALDEDLLAYSARSIETLVSVGMQLGVSVKKRAELPLPDIRNISIF; encoded by the exons ATGAAGTTTAAGGATAGGTGGCTTGCTTGTATTTCTATAGGTGAACAGACTTTTCGTACCGAGATTTCTGACCA GACCAACAAGCCTATATGGAACTCT GAGAAAAAGTTTCTTTTGGAAAGGAATGGGCCTCATGTTGCAAAACTAACTGTTTTTGAG ACAAATAGACTTTCAAAGAACAATCTTATTGGGTTTTGTGAGGTTGACCTTTTTGAATTTCTTAGTCGG GATTCAGATTCTGACACTGAAGTGTTTGACTTGATGGATCCATCATCCTCTAATATAGTAGTTGGAAACATAGCTCTGTCATGTACTATCGAG GATCCAATTGAAACAGAGAAAAGTTTTGCAAGACGTATCTTATCCATAGTT GATTATAATGGTGATGGACAATTATCGTTCTCTGAATTCTCAGAATTAATAAATGCATTTGGCAATCAACAGGCAGCTAAAAAG AAAGAGGAGCTCTTTAAGGCAGCTGACGAAAATGGAGACGGTGTTGTCAGCATGGAGGAACTTGCTACACTTTTGACCATGCAGCAAGAAAA GGAGCCGCTCATTAACTGTTGTCCTGTTTGTGGGGAGTTTTTAGAAGTTTCCGATAGGCTGAACTCGATGATTCATATGTCACTATGCTTTGATGAAGGCACTGGAAACCAGGTTATGACTGGAGGCTTTTTAACTGAAAAACAGGCTTCCTATGG GTGGATGTTTAAACTCTCTGAATGGGCTCATGTGTCATCCTATGATGCAGGCTTGAACTCCGGTTCAAAATCATCACATATTCTG GTTTTTGATCGGAAGAAAAAGAGGCTTGTGGAGGAAATAATCGATGGAAAGATTGTGTTATCAATGAGAGCCATATATCAATCTAAAGTTGGGCTTGGCATCATGGACAGAG GTGCAAAAGAATTGTTGCAGAGCATATCCGAAAAGCAGGGCAAGAAAATGAACTCACCTGAATCTGCCAAAGATATACCAACATTTCTTAAGTTCTTCAAG GATCAAATCAATATAGCAGAAGTTAAATATCCCATTGATCATTTCAAG ACatttaatgaattttttatAAGAGAGTTGAAACCTGGATCAAGACCGATTGCCCATGCTGGACGTGATGATATTGCTGTTTGTGCTGCTGATTGTAGGTTAATGGCCTTCAACACAGCCGAAGAAAGTCTCAGATTTTGGATCAAG GGTAAAAAGTTTTCTATCCGAGGACTTTTGGGTAATATACCATGCTCTAATACTTTCATTGGTGGAACCCTGGTGATATTTCGCTTGGCACCACAG GATTATCATCGTTTCCATTTCCCAGTTTCTGGGAGGATTGAGCAGATCGTTGATATTCCTGGATGCTTATATACG GTCAACCCTATTGCTGTAAATAGCAAGTACTGCAATGTGTTTACTGAGAATAAACGTGCTGTATCCATTATATCAACTGCAGATTTTGGCAAG GTAGCATTTGTGGCAATTGGAGCAACAATGGTTGGCAGCATCACATTCACCAAGAAGACGGGAGACTATGTCCAAAAAGGAGACGAG TTTGGGTATTTCTCATTTGGTGGAAGTACAGTCATTTGTGTCTTTGAAAAG GACTCGATCGCATTAGACGAGGACCTTTTGGCTTACAGTGCAAGATCAATCGAGACCCTAGTTTCCGTTGGAATGCAGTTAGGCGTCTCTGTAAAGAAAAGGGCAGAACTTCCATTGCCTGACATTAGAAACATCAGTATCTTTTAG